Within the Montipora foliosa isolate CH-2021 chromosome 11, ASM3666993v2, whole genome shotgun sequence genome, the region GGTtagtttcccagccagctgatcaaatttatttcctaGCCAGGAATtgcgcgcgctttcaaatccctcgatgcaaaacgaccgaacaaaagcgacaaaaccgggacaaaacaggtttttttccgcaagcgcaatcactctgaccagccgtcgtatgtttgtgactactctctgggagaggaaaggggttcttttttttttttttttttttagttagtcgtcctcagtcttcagagtttctactgccagctcgggttgaaatgctagaaaaagtcagtttttcccaggcaaaacctctatcaataataaatttcccagccagctcatcgaaacacctgtatttttgccagccagcaagattcctctggggaacagataatgtgaggaacagattcgttgggtgcccctgattaaaCTCTTATGGAAAACACATCAAAACAGCTTTGTACCCAATGATCCTAAAAACGAGTATGAACGTTTTTCAACTAAACTACTGAAAGctcaaaaagcaaacaaactagTTTACACAAAACTTATATCCAGGAAAATGGTACCTCCTAGGCAGGCTCAGCAGAAATGGATAACGGAATGCGGTATAGAAGACGAACAATGTATTAAGTGGCATGATACTTACCTACTAGCTTTTAAGTGCTGTACAAGCACAAGACTTCTCGAATTCCAGTTCAAGGTTTTGCACAAACGAATAGCAACTAACGAATTCTTAGTTAAAATCGGCCTAAAAGACGACCCAAACTGCTCCTTTTGCAAAGATGAACCAGAAAAACTTAGCCACCTCTTTTGGTCCTGTCCCAGAGTGACCGCTTTTTGGACATTCTTAATACAACGCTTTATTTCGTCTCAGATTATTCCAGAAAACTACCAATTCAATTTTCTTATAGCATTAGGTTTGATGCCAGACTCCTCCAaaaatcattgtcaaatgaatttttGCCTCCTTTTAGCAAGACACTATATCTGGATTTGtaaaaacaatcaaaagctACCAAAGGTAGAAGGCTTTTTCAGATATCTTAAGTCGACCTATCTATTTGAACAAAAGTCTGCAGGCACCTTACAAACAAAGTGGGAATTACTCAAAACTTTAATTTAGAAAACCGCCCTTCTTTTCCTGCCTCTTTTACTTTGATAAGTCCCTAAACCAACAAATCCTTCACCGCCTTTTCGCAACAGCCTTGCAACTGACAGCCATTAAACTTTAAtgctttgattttctttttggtaggGGTGGCAATGTATACTGTTTTACtgtaaatatgtaaatttgtCTATCCTGTAAGTTAGTGTTTGTTTTGTGTgtgtaaaaaataataataataataataataaataaataaataaaaataataataaaaaaaaagaaaaaaaaaaggcctgACTTGTTttcacttgtttgttttttttatgttttccttgttctttaACACTAGGCTTTTAGGAACTGCAAGCTTGTACGCGTAAAACAGCTTTTCACATAGTTCGTTCTTATTTCCTGATAGGTTAAGGTCTCTTTGACGGAGATGCTCTTTTAGTTCAACGACAGTAAACTTGTTCAGGTTGTCAGGCGACTGTCAGTTCAGTCGAAGAAATGCTTCAACGCTGTCCACCATTTCCAACCGTGACGGGAAGTGTTGCCCCCTCACCGGCCTCTGGCTCGCTCTCCCCACACTGCAGTGCGCGCTGAAATATAAGCAAAATAGCGTATTGTTCCCGGTATCACACGAAACCTGCCGTGTTGAGCCATGCCACTttaaatgacaatttctttacacaAATCTTTCCTTTGATTGTTGGGCTCACTTCAGCAAGCGGGAATTCCCGTATCACGGCCGCTGAAAAGGggaatcaaaatattttttgccaaggaAGTTAAAAATTATCTGGAGCACTCGAAAAGTAAAGCTATGCGTCTTGGCTTAATCTTTTTGCTTCACGAGTCAAAATCAGCCCTATTCAGTCTTCTCCAGAACAATTTCCGACTCTACTTCGAAcatgtggttcaaaatttatagcgaatagcgaattgAGATGTCCTTCACAACTAGGCTGCCATTTTACAACTTCATCTTGTTAGCTGATTTATCGTTGTCCCCGCTTCAAACGCCAGTTTACCCatattttttaatgtaaactcgcatttcaatttaaatccgacttactttattattaaacaGCACTCTATTCTGTGTAGAAGTCTCTTgaataaggaaaaacaacgcTAGGAAGGCAAAACTATCTTCTGCTCCTTGCAAAATCTCTAGTTCATCGCCACACTTTTGACTCGCCATCTTCGTTTCATTTGCGATCCTTCGCAGTGTTTCCCGTTGTATTGAGACAGTATCGGTCATAAAGAAAGGCAATGCCCAACCCTTTCAGATGACTCATCATCTTTGCATTCATTGCCTGTCGTCCTTTTGGAAACAGACGATGAATATTAACGATGCCAGCACCAAATCCGCCATTTCTCATTTTCCGCGCTTCGAAtgaatttcaagggaattttcgGGATGctgaggcgcatgcgcaacattagtctcctttgttgctAGCGACAAAGTAAACATGATTTGTAAAAGTTGAGTGGGTAACAGAACTGACGTCAATGCGTTTCCGATCATGTCCACTTTTGGACGCACCAATGCGCGGCAGCCGTTCAAGCCATCAAGCGCATAAAATCTGCTTTTCAAAGATTGGGATTGTTTAAAAGTGAGTTTACTCAAAAGTGATTCACTCTTGGTTTGCAACCTAATTCACGTTTGGTTGGTTGCTTGAATGTCTCTTATCTAAAGAATTAGAGTGTCCGAAGTATTACTAGTATACGGATTTTGAAACttatcttactgcaaaaaattccttttttgaaCGCATCCATGCTTGGCTTAAACTTCCTGCTTTCTATAAAATAGCAGCATTTCCTGAAAAACTGGTTTCGTGGTGTAGTCGTGTAACATTTCAAGTCATCGTGCAAGGTTCAGACTAAAAGTTGAAGACGGTTTAGTCTGCGAAAACACTTACCTTCATTGTCATTTATTACGCTTTTGAGAAGTCAGTAGGCTCAAACATGGGTCAGATTATTGGCACATCAAACACCGCAGACGTGAACAAGGAGATGACCATGAAGACCGTTTCGCTCGTAAGCCAGAAAATGTTAAAATCTCTCCCAGTTGGCTCTTTAAGTTTTCTGGAGAGCGAAAAGCAAGCCAAACACTTTTTCGAGAAGTTTGCTGGAACAGGGGCCAAAGACTTAATCGAAAAAGGGAGGCAAAAACACGGTATGCCAGCACCTGCGAAAACGAAGGTCGTGTTGGGGTCCGAAGGCAAAATTCGTTCACTTCCTGCTGACTGTGGGATGTTTGCAGCAGTTTCAACAGCCTACAGTTATCACTATAACCTCCGAACTTCGCCGGACGACTGGTGGTTTTGTGTCATTAAACGGGTCGCTTGCGCGATCGACGCGAACGCCGAGAAAGAGTCTGTTCGCAAGATGTTTGTCGATCATGAAGGAAAGAAAGACATAACTGTTTTCATGGAAGAACGCGACATTCTCAAAGTCGACTACGAATATTTTTTTGACGAAATAACGAAAGGAATTAGAGAAAACGTCAAGGTTCCGGAGTTTGTGGATGGAACGACGGCAGATTTTAGCACTACGACACCAGTGCTGAAGATTGTGTCGCAAATCACACTGATGTACTCGGTGAAGCAGTATTTCAAATATGGAATGGCCGTGGGATGCGGGATTCCCGCTGTGGAGATGCTAGGAACCGAGGAGGATTGGGCAAAATTAACTTCCAAGTTAAAAGTTCTGAGGACACTCCTTGAACCAATAGAAAAGGACCTTTGCTTGGGTGAGGCATGGTGGAATGTGGTTCGGGAAGTGTTCCACAACTTGCTGAAAACTTACCAGGGGGAGCCCGATACAAAATGGTGGAGCCACATCGTAGATTACCAAACCGCATACTCCTCAGGTGAGTTTTAAATCGTTTCACAGGCATCCCTGACCAGAAGCCCATCAAATATTTGATGGGCTCCCGCCCTCACATACCATGTGAGTGGGAACGAAccgatttttaaaaaaaacatgaagtgCCAAGGAAAAGAGGGGATAGCTTAATAAGTAATAAGAAAGCTGATTTTTATTTGTCTTCTCTTTTATAGCCTAGATTCGCTGATTAATCTACGTTAAATAACCTAACTAAAAACTGCTGATAAAGAAGATGAGGGAACACCCTATGTAGTTATGTGCACTTTTGCcgttttgaaaaggaaattctGGAGAAAAATGCACTCACATCGATCAATACTGAATTTACGTTCTAATCCTCTACGCTCAGACGAACgcaaattattttcctctttaaAAACATATAAATAACTAAATACAACAACTTGATGGTTGGATGCTCAGGCAGTCCAACTACTGACCTTTATTCAAGATTCACACCAACAATCATAATAACACAAACAAACTGAATCGAACTAAATAAATGCTAATTTACAAGCCAAGCGGACTAGTTACTTGTAAACCCTTAGACGCAACTTCGAGAATATACATATCTTTCGCAGTATCGGACTTCCACCGTCCGTAAAGCTTGAGTACCATTTCTGAAAGATTAGGATTTAATGGCAGAGGTGGCTCCACCAGACCTTAAACTATGAAGACCGTACAATTCATGATCCACCCCTATTTCCTTTAGGCACTCTTTAACGATTTCCCTACATGTGGTATATGATAATTTAACTCCATATAACGTGTAAGAATTGGAGGTCTTAAATAATCTTAGTGGACGGAAAAGAGCAACTGAACTGGAAAGTTCAATATTACATATGGAAATATACCTTTCTAAAAGCGCAACCGGGCAATACTGGCTAGCTAACCTCTTAATATAAACATAATTAACTTCGCGATATATGTCATTTTTAGCCCTGAGAACAAACACTCTAATATGATcaggaaaaaattcaagatgcACGGGCGCGATGTTACTAAGTTCATTATCAGGAAAAAGCCCCCGCAAAGCCTAACGAGCAGATACAAGGAACGCCTAGATCCCTAAGATTAGTAGAAGGACCAGAAAACTTATCAATAATACTCTTAATAATCTCAGCAGATATAGGCGCCCTTTTAACAATAACTGGCTTATCACGCCTAGCTGCCTCCACCAAATTATGACAAACGGAATTATCCAACGGATTGGCACCGTTACTTAGGCCGAACGAGTGAAACCATTTAAGAGCTGCTTGAGTCATAACTAAAGAGGCATATGAGCTAGAACTCTTACAAAACCTAAAAAGACTGCAAACGTAACGGGAAAAGGAGGCACCGGCCGCCGAACCcggaaaaaacacaacattCCATAAACTTCAAAATCTCTTTCTTGTATCTCTTCGTTGCGGTATTCTCTTTAGGCTTCAGTAATGTCGAAATAAGCTCTCCTAGGCCTGGCTTTACAATAACCGGTATGCACCTCGCACTGTGCACAGGATGAGACAAACATCTGTAACGAGAAAACAAACGAAATAacagaaattattaaaaactggatcattggataatgcaattcgagagttttgattggctaagccatcatgggttatgagccattataccatgatctacaaacacggcaagcatgtgcgtgattttttgggcctttttatttttattgttgtctAGTTTCCTATATTTTGGGGACGtttttgataaaacaattattcaactcgcgcttgttggatatgagatgatttaatatagccaactcggcgctacgcgctcatggaataattattaaatatgaACCGCTAAACCAGTCACATGATGCAAAAATACTTCTCTTCTAAATCCCATTGCTTATTACAAACTTGCTTGCCATTAATATCCAGGTGATCACCACACCCTGTGGCGCTTGCATCCGAATATACTACACAATTAGACttgtataaacaccaatgaaatagcagttgagctttcgcgcgaaaacatgatatcttcacacgttaaaataacatgttagcttcacacgtgaaaagatcactgttgttaTGGTTACGTATAAAAATCGAGCCTTTCGAtgcattttgtgaaatgatttagtatttcattggtgtttagataataaacagaatattacatggccgcttggagatacgaaatttctcttctcgtgttgaaaaatatttcactcgttcgcgaGAATCCGACACTACCCTACAATTCAGTCGCTTCAAATTAGCCTCCCAAAAATACAGTTCCTAACACAATATTAATCAagacaagaggctacaagtagcctatactcgggcctgcaaaagtacagtgagtggtgtatggttaatttagcgctaaagaaaagaacagagagaagtttgtccttcttacatcggccttacattgcgattctcatgatgttcgactgtgtatgtagtgaatacccggacccagattatcttcattacaggtggtgacaatgaccactggaccatggaaacgaggtaaaaatagtgtatttatgccaaagtggctaagtctgacattgttttttactgatcgatgggtattcttgctcagtgtttgagaaaggaaacgctaattgaacggcttaagatgaaacgaaatgactcgtcgaaacatcttttgcagaaaaaaatgaaagagaaacgaaggtgagatgtgaaaacatctttccaagatgaccaaactttcgtgcagtggtgcacgtaaaggtcactttgtcacgtgtgcgacacgtgaagatgtgcactatatctcgacacttgaaaatacttccagaagtgcaaaagttccttgaggccatgccaaatgaatccatagcacgagaatcaaatatttaaaatataccatttgttgtaatttaaatactcggagtaatatgcacccaattgtcaaaataaatatgttatttgccagctgggaggtccgtatagggaaaaactgtgaccgaggccttgaaattgctgctttttcaagaacgatgtcacagttttttgctatacagaccgaccctttgctggtaaataacttttttttttcctctcccccATGTCCCCccatcctctctgaaatcacttgttttaattgttgactcgcaccgcgcttgatagtgaatgcagtattaaagcgacttacaaactgaacgtttcaagagaaattccatttccaaacctcttgtctaatgaaaaataacctctgtatgtaaacggagtcggtgtaaaaaaaatggaaatttaaggtcatcaaacAAGCTCACGCAATTAAGGCTAGGTTTCTGCCTGCCGTGAGcaggccggatgagaaaattccacccggaaccaatcagattgcaggatttgttgaattccgcctactcacgcattgagaaaaaaataaaagaattataattctctgtgaccaaattttggaaagtacctatcaaagacatacagtaagcaaaatctattgtgcaacttccaagtacattaccagtatgacttgggctgtattgaatctgaaaagttgtgttgaacgctatgacttctgcaggtaattctgttaacatgaaatatgtttgtctcaacaagcttgataaggcagtgtatagatcatttcctacatttacaactgataattacggggaagtaattaatttcctatcataattataattatataatagcacatagtgacatagttgcacattcactaccagcatttgagccatacactaaaacatcaccttgacagttgttttactaggatcaataggatgtgaaccaggatttttctaggttatgtccctgcaaaggttgaacttaccggtaccagcaatatgccatgcggtagactagacttttaacaagaaactatttcaaaaaacaaacagtagagtttcgtttccggaatggaatACTAAAGTGTCggtcacttggcctgtcattcttatttcgcttcgtgtattgaaactctcaagaaataaagatagaaatgtgaactcaaactctctgaacggtgttccttggtatcaacatgcataattagcttttaaacgcacaacgcaaggcgcaatagaacaagacaacagacgtattggcgtattttgaggggaacactgccttgcggctggttagcctatgcgacttccagattgcgtgacgtagaacaacctcacttatctccccagcactacgagagGAGTagtaaacagcacgtgctggatcggacaagagtattggttagcgagcgatgtaccaaggcaaacgagccaacaagcttggtgaAAGTCACCGTACAGGAGAGGAcccaattttaaaggggctaggtcacgctgttttaggtaattttgttaaaattgttagttatgagctctaaacgtcaaattggcagagcaagagtctttcatttgcaaaatcacgaccacataacaattgagaatgattttccagctgtttaaatgatattttgatataaactgatataaatttgaaaaaaggtgggccgacgtttttcaaatttacccaactgcaatccacttcaatcctccccagttttgtccatccttgtcccttcttagctttcctgtgttttgtttgagttcttctatagttttgagccgttattttgttatttcagttaattctatgaccatttgatcaatgctgaaattgcctaaaattgcgtgacctagcccctttaatgaaggcaaagcgatatatccaacccatcCATAAATGGAGGGAGcggaaaaactttaacaaattgcaaacagctagttggtttactatagaagacaaactgccaggtgaaccttggacggctgactgaggcttttatagctagactccgtctattaaagtagccagttgcacaggttctactatgtagcaggtaggcattacacgtgctctttagcaataatgaatgaggctttaacagatttggccaatgcaggtgtacgttataatctgagctctgggaacaaagtctttatgtcctcgttttatttacaacaaaaccgttgattttatgaccttgaacggctGACTACAGAGAACGCGAGTACGGTCACGTGTCATTAATCGTATTTTATtgatagggcagtaaaatctcatttaaagagaaaaacatatactcgtttatgtgcacattacatcgaagaataaagtcaacaaatacctattttaccttcaaatacttacccctgcataacatttcaaattccgttttccgtgaatcgt harbors:
- the LOC137976330 gene encoding uncharacterized protein, translated to MGQIIGTSNTADVNKEMTMKTVSLVSQKMLKSLPVGSLSFLESEKQAKHFFEKFAGTGAKDLIEKGRQKHGMPAPAKTKVVLGSEGKIRSLPADCGMFAAVSTAYSYHYNLRTSPDDWWFCVIKRVACAIDANAEKESVRKMFVDHEGKKDITVFMEERDILKVDYEYFFDEITKGIRENVKVPEFVDGTTADFSTTTPVLKIVSQITLMYSVKQYFKYGMAVGCGIPAVEMLGTEEDWAKLTSKLKVLRTLLEPIEKDLCLGEAWWNVVREVFHNLLKTYQGEPDTKWWSHIVDYQTAYSSGFILNGKRKIKGWITEFLEGTILRDIMDEGDFTSGLVSVPVNLSDLPSGRKDTAAMVGGKLGFTVRGKSVQPFQGWSLVLGEDSPFLLTEG